CGGGCCCGAGCCAATAATCAACAGCTTAACGTGCTCAATTTGGGTATTATCCTCGCTCATTTCGAGTGGTTCCAATTGTATCAGGAGGCAAAAGTAGTGTTATATGCCGACAGAAGCTCGTCGCACTCATCGGGAGCCCAGGTCGGGCGTGGTAGCGGGCAACCAAGGCAGGCCGGGCGTCCGCACCACAGTTCGGTCGTTGCCCGCATACCCAACAGTTTCGCGCCTCGCTTTGTGCCCGCTAAGTAGTGCCATTCGCTAAACCAAAGTGCCGGGGTGGCCGTGCTGCCGACCGCAGGGCACCTAGGGCTCGCAGGGTGCCTACGCGCCGTACGTGGCCTACGCAGCCATCCAACGGTTTGCCCTTGGCTCCACTGTGCCCCATCCGACCTAAGACCGCGCCCAAAACAAAAACCCCGACCGCAGGGCCGGGGTTTTCAAAAGGTTGCTGTGCACCTAAGGCTTAGCCCAGGTAAGGCTTCAGGGCTTTCGAACGCGAGGTGTGACGCAGGCGGCGAATAGCTTTTTCTTTGATCTGACGCACCCGCTCGCGGGTGAGGTTAAACTTCTCGCCGATTTCCTCGAGGGTTAGCGAGTGTTCACCGTTCAGGCCAAAATACAGCGTAATAACATCGGCTTCGCGCTTGGTGAGCGTGCTCAGGGCGCGCTGCACTTCCTTGCGCAGCGAGTCCGTCATCAGGCCGCTGTCGGGCGTTTCCTCGTCCTCGTTCTCCAGCACGTCGAGCAGGCGGTTTTCCTCGCCCTGCACGAACGGAGCATCTACCGACACGTGACGACCCGAAATCTTGAGCGTGTCGACCACCTCGGAGGTAGTCAGCTCCAGTACTTCGGCAATTTCTTCGGGCGAAGGCTCACGCTCGAACTTCTGCTCCAGTTCCGAGAACGACTTGCTGATTTTGTTTAGCGAGCCAACGCGGTTGAGGGGCAAACGCACGATACGCGACTGTTCGGCCAGTGCCTGCAGAATCGACTGGCGAATCCACCAAACAGCGTACGAAATGAATTTAAAACCGCGGGTTTCGTCGAAGCGCTTGGCAGCCTTAATCAGGCCGAGGTTGCCTTCGTTGATCAGGTCGCCCAGCGAGAGGCCCTGGTTCTGGTATTGCTTGGCCACCGATACCACGAAACGGAGGTTGGCCTTGGTGAGCTTTTCCAGCGCCTGCTGGTCGCCTTCCTTGATGCGCTGTGCCAGCGTAACCTCCTCGTCGGGAGTCAGCAGATCTACCTTACCAATCTCCTGGAGGTACTTGTCCAGCGACTGGCTTTCGCGGTTGGTAATCTGCTTGCTGATTTTTAACTGTCTCATTGGGGACGGGCGCGGAAGTGGGTAAAAAGGTGCAGGTTGGTTACTAAAGGGTTAACCGACGGAACTGCGGTCAGATGGGGCTAACGCGCCCATCCGACCGAAAGTTCGTCTGCGTAAGATACTGACGCAGTTTGTGGTATTAACGGTTGCCCTGAGGACGCTCCGACCGCTCACCACGCTCCGGACGCGGCCCCCGGTCGGGGCGCGGTCCACGATCGGGGCGCTCCGAGCGCTCCGGCCGTTCGCTGGGTTCTACGTAGCCTTCGGGCTTCGGTAGCAGGCTCTTCATCGACAAACGGAACTTGCCCGTCTTCTTGTCAACCTCCACCAGCTGCACTTTCACTTCCTGGCCCACCTGCAGCACGCCGTCGAGCGAGGGCAGGCGGTCGTAGCTTACTTCCGAAATGTGGAGCAAGCCGTCTTTCCCGGGCATGAATTCCACAAAGGCGCCGTAAGCCTGAATCGAGCGCACCGTGCCGTCGTACGTTTCGCCAACCTCGGGCGTAGCGGCAATGCCGCGGATGCGGCTTACCGCAGCGGCCATGTCGTTGGCATTCGAGGTGTAGATGTACACGTGGCCCTTCTCGTCCTTCTCCTCAATGGTGATGGTGGCGTTGGTATCCTTCTGGATCTGCTGCACCACTTTGCCACCCGGGCCGATGATGGCGCCGATGTACTCCTTGTCAACCAGAATTTTGGTCGAGCGGGGCGTATGCGGCTTCATGTCTTCGGCCGGAGCGCTGATGGTCTTAGCCATTTCGCCCAGGATGTGCAGGCGGCCTTCGCGGGCTTGGTGCAGCGCCTTGGTCAGGATTTCGTTCGACAAGCCCTGGATTTTGATGTCCATCTGGCAAGCCACGATGCCCTTCTCCGTGCCGGTCACTTTGAAGTCCATGTCGCCGAGGTGGTCTTCGTCGCCCAGGATGTCCGACAGTACAGCGTACTCGCCGGTTTCTTTGTCCTGTACGAGACCCATGGCAATACCCGATACGGCAGCCTTCAGCTTAATACCGGCGTCCATCAGGGCCATCGACGAAGCGCAAACCGTAGCCATCGATGAAGAGCCGTTCGACTCCAGGATGTCCGATACTACGCGGATCGTGTAGGGGTTCTCCTCCTCCGAAGGCAACACCTTCTTGATCGAGCGCATGGCCAGGTTGCCGTGGCCAACCTCGCGGCGGCCGGGGCCGCGGTTGGGCTTCACCTCGCCGGTCGAGAAGGCCGGGAAGTTGTAGTGCAGCATAAACTTGTTGTAGCCCGACACCATGGCCGAGTCCACAATCTGCTCGTCGAGCTTGGTACCTAGGGCCACCGAAGTGAGCGACTGGGTTTCGCCGCGCGTGAACAGGGCTGAGCCGTGCGCACCGGGCAGGTAATTTACCTCACTCCAGATCGGGCGAATCTCCGTCAGCTGACGACCATCGAGGCGCGTGCGCTCCTTGATCATCATGTCGCGGATGGCCTTCTTCTCGGCCGAGCCGTAGTAGCGGCCGAACATCTTCAGGTCCAGCTCGGGGTTTTCGGCCAGCAGCTGCTCCAGCAGCGGCTTCTTAATGGCTGAGAACGACTCCTTGCGGCCGGCCTTGCTGGTGTTGCCCGATTTGGCAACCTCGTAGGCCTGCTGGTACACCGCGTCGTACACGCGCTGCTTCAGCTCCTCGTTTTCGTCGTACTTGGGGTACTCGCGCTTCACGTGGGATTTCTCCACGGCGGCGCCCAGCTCCTGCTGCACCCGAATCTGTTCTTTGATGGCTTCGTGGGCGAAAGCAATGGCCTCAACCATTTCTTCCTCGCTCACTTCGTTCATCTCGCCTTCCACCATGGCCACCGAATCGATGGTAGCCCCCACAATGAGGTCGATGTCGGCACGCTCGATGTCCGAAGTCTTGGGGTTGATCTGCAGCTGGCCGTCGATGCGGGCTACGCGAACCTCCGAGATGGGG
The sequence above is drawn from the Hymenobacter sp. YIM 151858-1 genome and encodes:
- the pnp gene encoding polyribonucleotide nucleotidyltransferase, yielding MSPYNAVTKNITLPDGRQISIETGKLAKFADGAVVVRLGDAMLLATVVSQPSQREGVDFLPLSVDYQEKFGGAGKIPGSFQRREGRLSDYEVLVSRLVDRILRPMFPKDYHYEVQVMISLISADKDVQPDALAALAASAALSVSDIPFAGPISEVRVARIDGQLQINPKTSDIERADIDLIVGATIDSVAMVEGEMNEVSEEEMVEAIAFAHEAIKEQIRVQQELGAAVEKSHVKREYPKYDENEELKQRVYDAVYQQAYEVAKSGNTSKAGRKESFSAIKKPLLEQLLAENPELDLKMFGRYYGSAEKKAIRDMMIKERTRLDGRQLTEIRPIWSEVNYLPGAHGSALFTRGETQSLTSVALGTKLDEQIVDSAMVSGYNKFMLHYNFPAFSTGEVKPNRGPGRREVGHGNLAMRSIKKVLPSEEENPYTIRVVSDILESNGSSSMATVCASSMALMDAGIKLKAAVSGIAMGLVQDKETGEYAVLSDILGDEDHLGDMDFKVTGTEKGIVACQMDIKIQGLSNEILTKALHQAREGRLHILGEMAKTISAPAEDMKPHTPRSTKILVDKEYIGAIIGPGGKVVQQIQKDTNATITIEEKDEKGHVYIYTSNANDMAAAVSRIRGIAATPEVGETYDGTVRSIQAYGAFVEFMPGKDGLLHISEVSYDRLPSLDGVLQVGQEVKVQLVEVDKKTGKFRLSMKSLLPKPEGYVEPSERPERSERPDRGPRPDRGPRPERGERSERPQGNR
- a CDS encoding sigma-70 family RNA polymerase sigma factor; translated protein: MRQLKISKQITNRESQSLDKYLQEIGKVDLLTPDEEVTLAQRIKEGDQQALEKLTKANLRFVVSVAKQYQNQGLSLGDLINEGNLGLIKAAKRFDETRGFKFISYAVWWIRQSILQALAEQSRIVRLPLNRVGSLNKISKSFSELEQKFEREPSPEEIAEVLELTTSEVVDTLKISGRHVSVDAPFVQGEENRLLDVLENEDEETPDSGLMTDSLRKEVQRALSTLTKREADVITLYFGLNGEHSLTLEEIGEKFNLTRERVRQIKEKAIRRLRHTSRSKALKPYLG